A genomic segment from Glycine max cultivar Williams 82 chromosome 1, Glycine_max_v4.0, whole genome shotgun sequence encodes:
- the LOC100778405 gene encoding pentatricopeptide repeat-containing protein At1g31790 — translation MVLITAPVTTVPTHHLFFDENVDLKNSKLRTLPSPNHQLEFRLPLRHPIHNFPNHTSPQPLTQTTTFTKKKKKKKRKGATTSDILHLMEALPFPVPIDIYTSLIKECTVSGDPETAIELATHISKSGIKPPLPFLNRILVMFVSCGLLENARHMFDKMRVRDFNTWATLFVAYYDNTDYEEATNVFVNMLTQLGMMEFPPWIWACLLRACACTVNVPLGMQVHGWLLKLGTCDHVLLSSSLINFYGRFTCLEDASVVFDGVSRHNTLTWTAKIVSGCRERHFSEVFDDFKEMGMRGVKKDCFTFSSVLKACGRMLNQERCGEQVHVDAIKLGLVSDHYVQCSLIAMYGRCGLLEDAKRVFEMSQEERKVDCWNAMLMGYIQNGLYIEAVKFLYQMQAAGMQPRESLLKKLRMACGSISYSNMN, via the coding sequence ATGGTACTCATCACTGCACCGGTGACAACAGTACCAACCCACCACCTATTCTTCGACGAAAACGTTGATTTAAAGAACAGCAAGCTACGTACTTTGCCTTCTCCCAACCATCAACTCGAGTTTCGACTACCCTTGCGCCACCCCATTCACAACTTCCCTAACCACACTTCCCCACAACCCCTTACTCAAACAACTACTTTcactaagaagaagaaaaagaagaagagaaaaggggCCACAACCTCTGACATATTGCACTTGATGGAAGCTCTACCCTTTCCCGTACCCATTGACATCTACACCTCTCTCATAAAAGAGTGCACTGTTTCCGGCGACCCAGAAACCGCCATTGAGTTGGCCACCCACATCTCCAAGAGCGGCATCAAACCCCCATTGCCCTTCCTCAATAGGATTCTCGTCATGTTCGTGTCGTGTGGTTTGTTGGAAAATGCGCGCCACATGTTTGACAAAATGCGTGTGAGGGACTTCAACACTTGGGCAACCTTGTTTGTTGCTTACTATGATAATACCGATTACGAGGAGGCTACAAATGTTTTTGTTAACATGTTAACCCAATTGGGTATGATGGAATTTCCTCCGTGGATATGGGCTTGCCTTCTCAGGGCCTGTGCCTGCACTGTGAATGTACCTTTAGGAATGCAAGTTCATGGATGGTTGTTGAAGTTGGGTACCTGTGATCATGTGCTTCTCAGCAGCTCCTTGATCAACTTTTACGGGAGATTCACATGCCTTGAAGATGCGAGTGTTGTCTTCGATGGGGTGTCACGACATAACACGTTGACTTGGACGGCTAAAATTGTTAGTGGTTGCAGGGAAAGGCATTTCTCTGAGGTTTTTGACGACTTCAAGGAGATGGGAATGCGAGGGGTGAAGAAGGACTGCTTCACGTTTTCTAGTGTTCTCAAGGCATGTGGGAGGATGCTGAATCAGGAACGATGTGGTGAACAAGTCCATGTTGATGCTATCAAACTTGGGCTGGTCTCGGATCACTATGTGCAGTGTAGTTTGATTGCCATGTACGGAAGATGTGGGTTATTGGAAGATGCAAAACGGGTGTTTGAGATGAGCCAAGAGGAGAGAAAGGTTGATTGTTGGAATGCTATGCTTATGGGTTACATACAGAATGGTTTGTACATTGAAGCTGTTAAGTTTCTGTATCAGATGCAGGCAGCCGGAATGCAGCCCCGGGAATCTTtgcttaaaaaattaagaatggcTTGTGGAAGTATTAGCTACTCAAACATGAATTAA
- the LOC102669104 gene encoding bifunctional peptidase and (3S)-lysyl hydroxylase JMJD7: MATWCDKNPSLPPFVIVNEWTNLEKIVFAPTNDPNAFMPLPDTGEFDLELEKPTRYVPWCSVDPYPSLRTMDDEMAKFPLYFNGPRPFECTVKAGEVLYLPSMWFHHVRQGADDGGLTIAVNYWYHMQFDIKYAYFNFLQSIRYRSTPSTMINDKLSEEIDSDSAYYES; this comes from the exons ATGGCGACATGGTGTGACAAAAACCCCAGTTTGCCTCCCTTTGTCATTGTCAATGAATGGACTAACCTTGAAAAG ATTGTCTTTGCCCCCACAAATGATCCAAATGCTTTCATGCCATTGCCT GATACGGGAGAGTTTGATTTGGAACTTGAGAAGCCAACAAGGTATGTGCCTTGGTGCAGTGTGGATCCTTATCCTTCTCTGAGGACCATGGATGATGAGATGGCCAAGTTTCCCCTGTACTTCAATGGCCCTCGGCCGTTTGAATGTACTGTGAAGGCTGGCGAGGTTCTGTATTT GCCAAGTATGTGGTTCCATCATGTTAGACAGGGTGCGGATGATGGAGGGTTAACTATTGCagtaaattatt GGTACCATATGCAGTTTGACATTAAGTACGCTTATTTCAACTTCTTACAGTCTATTCGATATCGATCTACTCCAAGTacaatgataaatgataaattgtcTGAGGAGATAGATTCAGATTCTGCTTATTATGAATCTTGA
- the LOC100778944 gene encoding protein root UVB sensitive 1, chloroplastic, with translation MGGTCTPFSASFLTSLPLHHRLQPSPPHFAAAVPLCSKQQTPSHTFRLLALPLLSHGNNNNNNNNNNGGSWGNPFDSSDSNSNSHHTLFLSLLCSSALCFFCHLLHAKLAKAKTLSPSTTADTSLFSEPVYEVKGGKWTKLVPDLTNDVFVSAQQGFLSELSSLKVPSQLATFVWLKCSDIFTRLMLPEGFPESVTSDYLEYSLWRAVQGVACQVSGVLATQSLLYAVGLGKGAIPTAAAINWVLKDGIGYLSKIMLSNFGRHFDVDPKGWRLFADLLENAAFGLEMCTPAFPQFFVLIGAVAGASRSAASLIQASTRSCFFAGFAAQRNFAEVIAKGEVQGMASRFIGIGLGIGLGNCIGSSTPLVLASFTVLTWIHMYCNLKSYQSIQLRTLNPYRASLVFSEYLLSGQAPPVKEVNDEEPLFPAVPILNATFANKAQSIVLSSEAKDAAAEIEHRLQLGSKLSEIVNSKEDVLALFGLYKNEGYILSEYMGKFCVVLKENCSQQDMLKALFQVNYLYWLEKNAGIGGRGTLNDSKPGGRLHISLDYVEREFNHVKNDGELVGWVTDGLIARPLPNRIRIGDTPPSNSVSS, from the exons ATGGGCGGCACTTGCACGCCCTTCTCCGCCTCCTTCCTCACCTCTCTTCCTCTTCACCACCGCCTTCAACCGTCGCCGCCACATTTCGCCGCCGCTGTACCCCTTTGTTCCAAACAACAAACCCCTTCTCACACCTTTCGCCTTTTAGCCCTCCCTCTATTATCCCatggcaacaacaacaacaacaacaacaacaacaacggtGGTAGTTGGGGCAACCCCTTTGACTCCTCCGATTCCAATTCAAATTCCCACCACACCCTTTTCCTCTCCCTGCTATGCTCCTCCGCCCTCTGCTTCTTCTGCCACCTCCTCCACGCCAAACTCGCAAAGGCCAAAACTTTGTCTCCCTCCACCACCGCCGACACCTCACTTTTCTCCGAACCTGTTTATGAAGTCAAAGGTGGCAAGTGGACCAAACTCGTCCCCGACCTCACCAACGATGTCTTTGTCTCCGCACAACAAGGCTTCTTGTCGGAGCTATCATCCCTCAAAGTACCTTCACAGCTCGCAACCTTCGTGTGGCTCAAGTGCAGTGACATCTTCACGCGCTTGATGCTTCCAGAAGGGTTCCCCGAGAGCGTGACGAGTGATTACTTGGAGTATTCTCTGTGGAGAGCAGTGCAAGGTGTGGCTTGTCAGGTTAGTGGTGTGCTCGCAACGCAGTCGTTGCTTTACGCTGTTGGATTGGGAAAAGGGGCTATTCCCACTGCTGCTGCTATCAATTGGGTGCTCAAGGATGGAATTGGGTACCTTAGTAAGATCATGTTGTCTAACTTTGGACGCCATTTTGATGTTGACCCTAAAGGGTGGAGATTGTTCGCTGATCTTCTTGAAAATGCTGCCTTTGGTTTGGAGATGTGTACTCCTGCTTTCCCTCAGTTTTTTGTGCTCATTGGTGCTGTGGCTGGGGCCTCTCGCTCTGCTGCTTCTTTGATTCAG GCTTCAACCAGGAGCTGTTTCTTTGCTGGTTTTGCTGCTCAAAGGAATTTTGCTGAG GTAATTGCTAAAGGGGAGGTCCAAGGAATGGCAAGCAGGTTTATTGGTATAGGGCTCGGTATAGGATTGGGTAACTGCATAGGCTCCTCCACACCCCTTGTTCTTGCTTCATTTACTGTCTTGACCTGGATCCATATGTACTGCAATCTGAAGTCGTATCAGTCCATTCAATTACGGACTTTAAATCCTTATCGTGCAA GTTTGGTTTTTAGTGAATATCTACTGAGTGGCCAGGCACCTCCAGTTAAAGAGGTCAATGATGAGGAGCCACTATTTCCAGCAGTACCCATATTAAATGCAACTTTTGCAAACAAA GCACAATCAATTGTTTTATCATCTGAAGCAAAAGATGCAGCTGCCGAAATTGAACATCGTCTGCAGCTTGGATCCAAGCTCAGTGAAATTGTCAACAGCAAGGAAGATGTGCTTGCCCTCTTTGGGCTTTATAAAAATGAAGGCTACATCTTGTCAGAGTACATGGGAAAATTCTGT gttGTGCTCAAAGAAAACTGTTCACAGCAAGATATGCTCAAGGCATTGTTCCAGGTCAATTACCTTTACTGGCTAGAAAAGAACGCAGGAATTGGAGGAAGAGGAACCCTCAATGATTCCAAACCTGGTGGGAGGCTGCATATATCTCTGGATTATGTGGAGAGGGAATTCAACCATGTCAAAAATGATGGAGAATTGGTAGGGTGGGTCACAGATGGGCTTATTGCAAGGCCATTGCCAAATAGGATTCGCATAGGAGACACACCACCCTCAAACTCAGTGAGTAGCTGA